The genomic stretch GTCTTCGTCGACCATGACATCATCGAGCCCACTGAAAGCGAGAATCAGGGCTACATCAACTTCGTCGAGCAGCTGGAAAGCATCGAAACCCGGGCCAACGGCCTCAAAAGCGACGCCAGCGTCAAAGCAGAGACTACCTTCGAAACGGCAGCAGTGAACACGCTGATCCATCGGCTTGCCTCAACCGCCCGAGACATCGAAGCCGCCGCCGCTGAACGGCAGGACGAAGCCACGTCCGTCGACACGGGCGACCTCAGAGACTTGGTCGAGGAAATGGAGACAGACCGGGAGACCCTGACCATGGCCGAAACCCACTGGGAAGAACGCCTCCCGTTCCTGCTCCAGCTCGAAGCCCTCACCCGACCGGAACTCCGGGGCGTGGAGTGGCTTGGCGAGGACGTCCATGCTGACCTCCAGTCACTCACCGACCAGGTCGGCGCTACAACCGACACGGACTGGTGGACCGACGATGGCTGGAGTTCCTTCGTCAGCGACCTCGATGCACGCACTGACGCAATCAACAACCTCACCGACGCTTGGGCTGACCAGCAGACACAAACCGGCATTGCGTCACTCCAGACGGATCTGGAGGACTATGCCTGGCTGATAGAGCCAATGGACCTTCCACCGACGGTCAGAGACGGTTTCAGAGTCACATACGTGGACCCACTTCGAACCTTCAGGAGAACTGTCGAGCGAATCACGACCACCATGGAGGGCCTCACTGATCCGGAGCCAGGCACCCGAGACACGAGTACACTAACGAGCATCCTAGGCCGACTTGATGGCTCTCTGCAGTGGGACAGCCTGACCACAGCAACCGTCGAAGAGCGCCGAGAGACCCTCACCACGCTCGATCGCGTCGTCGACGGCAAGGCACCGAAGGAACTGACCGGCGTTGGGCTCCTCCATGCTGATGATGACGCACTCAGAGCCCACATTGAGTCCTTCGACACTGAGGAGTTGGAGCTGATCGATGTCGATGGCGGGGTGATCGTCCGATGAGCCAGGAGAAAAAGAAGAACCCACTGAAGGCATTCACCAGAGAGCTCGTCGACTTCGCTCGTGGGGAGCGCCGCGGGATTCGGAATCCGTTCGTCATGGTGCCTGTCGATCCGCCCGTCGAACACCGTCTTACCAAGCGCCTCGAAACATGGGCAACCAACCCGGACGGAGATCTCGAAGAGTGGGAGGACGTCACCGACACTGCGGGCACCGATGTAACGGTCACAACCATCCGGCTCGACGGACTCATGCCTGAGACGGACGCCTTCGAAACCAGCATCGACCTCGGCCCGCTCGATCGCGTCGAGACGGCCGCCGTCGAGGATACCCTCGAACGGAACCTCGCCGCTGAACTGGTCGATGGCCTCATCGCAGAATACATCCAGACCGGCGCCGTCGAGAATGAGCGCTCGTCAGTGTTGGTCCTGCTGAACCTGGGGAGTCTCTACCCCTTCACCCGGGCGTCGGAACTGCTGGATGAACTCGATCGGAAAAACATCAACACAACCGTCGGCATTCCCTTCCCGGGCTCAGTCGTCGGCGGGCGACTCAGCTTCTTCAATGAACAAGCACGCCACTACTACCCGGCCCACCGAATCGGCAACAAAGTGAATGCGGGGTACCTGACCGATGTCTGAATTCGACACGCTCGCTGACCTGTTTCCGCCGGACCGCCAGCCAACCCGCGAACTCGAACCGATTCAAAAGGTCGACAAAACCGACCAGATCGAGACGGACATCGACGAGTTCTACGAGACCGACAGCGCAAAGCGCGTTCTCAAAGAGACCGCCGCGATCATCGCAAACGACGACGTTGAGCACCGCTTCCGGTATGTCCATGCGACCTTCGGCTCAGGGAAGTCCCACCTGCTGAAACTCATCGGCGTCGCCACCGGCGAATTAGCGGGCTTAGAGTCCTACGCTCACGAACTCGCAAACACTACATCGGGATTCAAAGAGTTCCGCGAAGCGATCGCGGACTCCCATATCGATCACCTCCAGCCCCTGTTCCTCAATCTGCTGGACCGCGATCGAGACGATACGAAACTCCCACTCATCCTGTATGAAGAGCTGGGGCGCCGCCGTGGCTATCACACTGACCTCCCATGGCTACTGGAGTTCTGCTGGCAACTCGATATCGAACACGGCCTCTGGGAGCAACTCCAGACGTTCGAACACGAATCACTCAGCCTTGCAGACGTCGTCGATCGCCCGGCTTCCCTCCGCCCGTGGCTCCAACAGGCAATTCCCAAGCTGGAGGGCGCCGCTGACGCCGGGCTTGACTCCCCTGCAGCTGTCGACGACCGAATCGAGGCCGCAGCCGAGGCGATCGATCCGGACGCATTCGGCCCTGACGATCTCGTCGAACGGCTCCATCGCACGAAGCGCCATCTGGAACGAGACGGCGACACGTATGAATATCTGATCGGGCTGGACGAAATCGCGATCTACGTCGGCGATCAGCAGCGTCGGTATGAGGAAGTCGTCGACACCGTCACCGCCCTCATCGATGGGCTCAATCCCCCGATTCTGGGCACCGGCCAATGGCCAATGCGGGACATGCAACAGAACTTCCTCGGCGACGTCGACGACAATGCGTGGTTCGCCCAGGAAGTGAAACTCGAAGGCGCCGACACCGAAACCATCGTCCGGAAACGCTGGCTGCAAAAATCCGCGGCGGGCGCCGACCACATCGACACAACGCTGCTTGCAGAGGCGCCCGAGCTCGACCCGACACTCACCGACGACGCCGACCCGCCCTCCCATAACGACCCAGTCGAAGCCTATCCGTTTCGCGATCTGGACCTCTGGCTCCTTAGAGACGCCATGCAGGGGCTTATCGAAGGCGATCGGGATACTGACCGAGAATACATCCAGGGGCGAGCTCTCCTTGCCCGCGTTCGATCGCTGTTCGTTAATCATGGCTGGGCAAGCGACCCGCCGGGCGTCATCGTCCCCTGGAACGAGCTCTTCGACATCATCGACGACGACACCGAGCTCATCTCTGCCTGGGCCACCGACCTCATCAGTCGCGTCGAGAGCACCCTGGATGCAGAGACCGCAGAAACCGCCAAGGCGCTGTTCCTGTTGAGTCAGGTCGACACCGTCCCCCGCACCGCCGACAACCTCACCCGACTCTTGATTGACGACGTCGAAACCGACGTCGACGCACTCACAGAGACCGTCGAGGGCCATCTCGAGGACTTGGTCAGAAAGAACCTGATCCGAGAAAGCACGGAGACGGAACCTTCGACCTACACCATCCTGTCAGAAGAGGAGATCCAGTTCTGGCAAGAAGTCCAGCAGGAAGCAACCGACCTCCCTGAACACCAAGTCCAGAACAACATTCGGCAGTTCATCCAAGAGGCTGACCCAACACACCTCCCAGCTCACGAAGGGTCACAAACTGGGTCCTTCGGCGATCTCGAAGGAATCACCTACACCGTCAGGTATGCGATCGACCGGTCGGTTCCTGACTCAGTCACCGAAGAGTACGACAAACTCGTCTTTCGGGTGCTTGTCCATGATGCAGACACCATTGCCGAGGAACGGACACAGTGGCAAGAAGCCCATAGTGGACCCACCGGTCGTGAAGACATCCTGATCACGGCCACCATCACCGATACAACCCGCCGGCAAGTGCGGGAGCTGATCGGAATGAAGCAAGTCCTGCGTGGGATGGCCGACCCGAGCCCGGACCACCGGCTCGACCAACAGTCGATGCAAGAAGAGGTCGAAGACGACCTCCGCGATCGGCTCAACGACGCCGCAGTCTATCGACCACAGCGAGAAGCATCCTATGGGACATACCTAGAGGATCTCGATGACGCCGTTGAAGCCGCTGTTACGGATAAATTCCCGAAGCGAAAGCACATCGATCACACCCTCCAGATGGAAGACCTGGAGGCGTTCATCGACTTCTTCACGAACGGTGGGCCATGGCCGCTGAGCGATGATGACGCTGAGGAGCTCGGCGTCAACCCCGTCCCCCGGGAAATAAGCGATGGGTGGGCAACGGAGTTCCTCGAACTGGATCGCTTCGACACCGATGAACGCGTCAGCGGCGATCGGGTGCTTGAGACCATCAATGGCCGGAGTGGGGAGTTCCTCGGAACTCCCGTCGAAGCCCTGCAGACGCTCCTCTTTGTCCTCTATGCCAAAGACAAAATCGCGATTCGAGCCGATGGCGAGCGAGTCACCGATACCCGAGAAGTCGCCCGCACCATCACCAGCACGACCCGCTTTGAGGACGCAATCATCGTCTTTGACCCGTCGCCTCCGCCGGAAGACCTGAGTGATGTCTATGCAGCCCTCGTCGGCGAGGAACCCGACTCAGATGACACACAGGACTTGCTTACGGGAATCGAGACCTGGGCCACCAATCACGCAGAAGAGTTCAACACCGTCGTCTCACGGACGGACTTGGAGTTCAACAGCCACCTTACACTGGCAACACTGAGCCAGGCACTCAAACCGGCCTTCGGTGACGACGAGCTGGACCCGAACCTCCTGACCAACGATGATGTGGTCGAGCAAGCCGAACGCTACGCTTCGGCCGCCCCGCTGTTCATCGCCGACGATGATGAGGAGCCCCTGTGGGACCGACTCAGCACGGTCAGTACATGGCTCACCGAGCACTACCCAACCGCCTCAGTCACTGGGTCGGTCAGCACTGCCACGAGTGGGTCACAGATCCCCAGCGCCGAGAGGGTGGAGACACTCTTAGACGACGCCGCGACGTTCAGAGTCGAGACTCTCCAAGAGTTGTCCACAGACCTCGCTGGTACACCCACGACCGCCGAAGACGTCGACGCCCTCAGAGAATCACTCACAGAAACCCTACAGAGCACATACCTCACGGAGGATATCGAAGCCGTCACCGAAGCCTACCCGACCGTCGATCTCGAGACACTCCAACAGACGATCGACGACGCGAACGACGCCGACGGAGCCCTCACTGAGGAGGCCTTCGGCGAAAAGGCGCTCCGAACCGATGCCGAGACGCTCTCGAACGGACGCGCCTTGCTCGAAACGAAAACAGACGGCAAGTCTCTGCACGCACAGCTCCAGGACGTCGCCGAACAGCTATCGGACGACAATATGGGATTCATCCCAACCCAAATCCGGAATGCAGTGAGTGGAAAAACGATTCCTGATCCTGATCGGGCCGAGCAACTGCTCACCCAAGGCCGATCCATCATGGAGGGTGGAAAGGAGGACATTGGAGACCCAGATACGAACGGTCTCTGGCAACGGCTCTCGAACTACGATGATGGGACCATCGTCGTCATCGACGCGGAGGACACCAAATGAACCAGCCCCAACACGATCTGACCGACGAAGCAGAACAGCACCTGCAGCAGGCCTTCCCGGACAGTCACACGACGGAGGTGCGAGTGGTCTGGTGGGACGACGGCGGGTTCCTCAAAGAGATCGTCAACGCCGCAGCTCAACAGCTGGGCGTCGAGTTCCGCGCCGCAGAGGGCTTCCCGCTCGCTCTCAGAACAGACGCACTCACAGAGGAACGGGAAGCCGACCGGCCCATTGTGTGGTACGTCGGCGAGGGCAAACAGGGTCGGGATTGGTTCCGCGATATCCGTGAGACCGGCGGAGAGGTCACCAAGAGCATCGAAGAGCTCACCGCCGACCTCTATGGGGTGAATCCGTGGGACATTTTCGACGTCGAAATGAACGACGCCGCCACCAGAACACAGATCGCCGGCATCATCAAAGCAGAGTTCCAGACACCCGGGATCCCCACATACGAGAGCCTCAGAGAAGAAATCTACACCCGCGGCGATGGCCGAATCATCGATCACCTCCTCCGTGAGGGCTGGCCCGAGATCAGCAGAGATCCCCAGACTGTTGCCGAAATCCGGGAGAAACTCGACGACGATATCCCCATTCAAGATGGTGCCAGCCCCGAGGAGATCACCAGCACCGTCCGTCGCTGGGCCGTCGCCCAAGCGCTGCACGTCAATGGCGTCGACGCCTCGCACTTCCCCGCGGGGTACGGCGAATCCAACCACAGCCCGCTGACCCAGCTGCTCAACATGGGTGGGAGCAGAGCCAGCGCCGAAGAGTACCTGGGCGAAGAGTTCTGGACGGACGTGGTTCGGAGCCTCGATGATGTCTGGACGTATGCTTCTTGTCCGGTCGATCGCGCCCTCGATGACGCCCTCTGGGAGTCCTGGTACGACTCCTTCGACGCAGGAGACCTTACCACCTGTATCGAGCAGGCACAGATCAGACAGGAGGCGCTGGAGGTCTATCCAGACTACACGGGCTGGCGCGATCTCTGGGCCCAGTGTGAGCACCTTGCCCGGCTCCAACAGCAGTTCAGTGCCTGGGAGGACCGAGACGGACAGGCCGATCCCTTCTCGGCCTATGCCGACGTCGATGAGGGCAGCTGGCAGATCGACGACCAAGTCCTCCAAGTCCAACTGACTGGCACCCCCGAGAGTGACGTTCCGGTCGATCACCCAGCGACAGGAACGCTCCCCGACCTTCGAGACGAACTGCTCACGAGTCGCTACCGTGAGTACCTCGAAACACTCGCCGAGGAGGTCGAGGCGGCAATGCAGGTTGGCCAACCATTGCTCAACAAGGATCCAGCCTATGAGTGGTGGAGCGACCACGAAAACGAGTTCAAGAAAGCTGGAACCGTCGCCGTCCTCCTCATCGACGCGCTTCGCTATGACCTCACACAGCGGCTTGCAGCGGAACTCAATGACGCCTTTGACGTCTCCCGTGAGACCAGGCTCTCAACGCTTCCCTCTGAGACCAAATTCGGGATGGCCGCACTCACACCCGGCCGCTCGTTCCGGTTCTCGCTCGAAATGTACAATGGGACGCTCACTCCCTTCCAGGGCGACCGCTCACTCTCGAACAAGCAGCGCCGGAAAGATTTCCTTAGTGATGAAGGCTGGAGCGTTCCCGATGACCGGGTGGACGGCTGGGGAGAGCATCGAATCACCTACTACGATAAGGAAATCGACGAGGTCGGGGAAGGCGAAATTGGCGAGATGGTCCATCACTTCGACAACTACGTCACCGAGCTTGCGGCGATGATTCGCGATAAGCTCGACAACAAGAACTGGGACCGAATCTACGTCGTTACTGACCACGGGTTCGTGCTCCTACCCGAGGGGACGACCACGGAAGCCGTTCCCTCAAGCGCCCCAGATAGCGAAGTGAAGTATCGCCGAGTCGCAGGGGATGACCTGAGTGGACTGACCAACGGTGTGTCAGTCTCTGGAAGCACGCCTGGGCTCAACGACTATCTCAAAGCGGATCTCCAGCTCCTCGTTGATCCGCGCCAACACTTCAGCAAGCAGGGCTATAGCGGCGATCGCTACTACCACGGTGGATTGCTCCCGCAGGAGTGTATGCTGTCGTTCCTCGTGATTCAGAAGTGACGGTCGAGGTGAGAGCCATATTTTCAGACAAAGGAACGCAGTAGTGGCTTCACATCGTCGATTCGTCGTCAAAGTAGCAGTCTCTGCGTTCAGTCAAGAACGCTGAGGGAGCACAGCCCTATTTGCTGCCCAGAATAGTATGTCGCACAGCGAGAGCATCAAGGGGGCCGACACACGAATTACGACGCTATGGGCTCTGAGCTTCCGGCACCGACGTCGACCCTGAGCGAATCTCTTCGGGCTCTTGGAAGCGATATCGAGATCCCTCAAGATATGCCTCCTCAAACTCGAAAGCGAGCCATTTGCGCCCGGTCTGTTGGGCCATCTGTCCGGTCGTGTTACTCCCCGCAAAGATATCCAATACTGTATCGCCCGGTTCAGTCAGAAACTGAATGAAGAACTTCGGAAGCTCGCGAGGGAACCGTGCTGGATGAATTTCCGTCTCTGTCTCTTTGCAGGCTTCGAGATATGGCGTCGTTGAGCGGGTATTGGCGATCTCGAGTACGTTGTCCTCAGTATGAGCGGCGCCAAGTGTCTGAACCAACTCCTCTGTCAAGCCCTCCTCAAGGACCACCTCCAGCAGGGCCTCCGGGACATCGAGGTTTTCGAGTAACTCCGCGGAACTCTGTGTCGTCGATGAATCATCGATTGCGTTTCGGAAGTTTGGCCGAATCGCCCCATCCTCAGCCGGTTCGTCGAAAGTATCACTAAGCTCGTGTTCACTCGGTCGTGACTGGGCGTCGTGTCCCTTCTCAATTAGCCGCTTCTGTGCGTCGCTGTACTCTTTTAGCACCCGACGGTTGTCCGGCTTCTCACGAGCGTCGTTCTTCGAGAGCCACCAGACATGGTTCACCGCGTCTTTAACCCGAATTCGTTCGATGGTTACCCATTGAGCTGGAGTGGGGAGTTTGGCCGGATTGTACCAGTAGAAGTCCTGGGCGAGATTGAACGTCTCACCGAATCGATCGGCGAGTAACCCGCTGTCGTCGGTGAGCGCCGAGAGGAGCTTGAAGTGGTAATGTGACCGAAGCGGCTTGCCCTTCTGCCACCCGCCGCCGATGTCGATGACGAGCGAGCCGTCTTCAGCAAGGGCCTCATACACCTTCTCAGCGAACTCAAGGAACCACTCGACGTACTCTTCGGGGGATTTGTTCCCGTAGGCCTTCTTTCGCTGAAGTGCAAAGGGCGGCGACGTGACGACAAGATCAATTGACGCAGGTATGATTTCATCAAGGAGCTGTCGACTATCCCCAGCATACGCAGCTCCCTGGATGGGCTCCTGACCGATGGCTTCGATGGATGGTCGGACCTCTACGGTCTCGTTTCCGGCCGTCGTTACGTACTGTGGCTGCCGCTCTACAAGATCCGTTACACGTCTTGGCTCCGTTGCCGTCATCAAGTCTTCAGGGTGGGACACAGCATCATTATCTAACTTCATTGAGCTGTCCTACCTAATCAGCTCACAGTATAAAAAATGTCCGCAGCTTGAGCTGAGCGAGGGGCGTTGGCTGCTACTTTTTCTCAGCGTGAAGTATATCAACGATACATCTAATACGTTGGTTCCTGAACAGTACGCAATCACCGATGGCTGGGAATGAATCCGACCTCCCCTTCGGAGATGCGTTCAGCCCGGCGCAGCTCGATACTGAAACCGGAAAATACACGAAGCTTGCAGCAGCCCTCGAGCTGGTTGGGGAACATGAAGGAGAGGAAACGGAGTTCAAGTCAGCCGTTGCTGAGCGATTCTTCGAGGGGTCTCGAAATCCTGAGGAACGTGCACGCTTGGTCGTACTGGGGCTCAAGAATCAAGGATATCAGCTCGTTACGGACGATTTCCGTTTCACCGACCTCGGTGAGCAACTGTACGAGCTGAGGGACGACGAAGGTCAGCTGTATCGTGAGTTCGCCCGGCATATTCTCCTCAATCTTCACGGGCGGCAAGTGATCGACATAATTCGAGATCTTCAATCGGCCGGGCAGGATACGACGGCAGACGAGATCAAGGACGCTCTCGGTCGCTATTACGATATCAAGGTTGGAGAAACTTCGAACCACTGGAGCCAGATGCGTGGCTGGCTCGCTGAAGCGGAGATTCTCAACACTGGAAGCCCGTACTACGAGATCAACACGAGCAGGCTCAACGAAATACTGGGACTCACCACGGAGGAGCTCGACGCACTCGAAGGGCTCACCGACGAACAGCGGGCGTTTCTCCGTGCCTTCGCGATAATCGATCCCGACGAAGCGATCGAGAATACGGATGTAAGAACGCTAGCAACGAATCACCACGATCGAAATATCCCGCAAGGGAAGATCACGGAGAACATCCTTAACCCGCTCGCAGCGGCCGGATATCTCGAGATTACGTCCCAACGTGGCTCACCGAACCTCATCGAGCCGACGGAAGCGTTCGATGCTGAGGTTCTTGAACCGATACTAGAGCAGTACGCCGAACGAACAGGAATTCCTCGAGAGGCGCTTCGGCTCAACTTCACCGAGCTCGAAAACGCACTCGATGGGGGAAGCTCATCTGAACGGCAAACCGGACTCATCGCGCTTGCTGTCCGGCTCGGGCGGCAGTTGGGACTAGAGTATGTCGGGCGCCGAACCGACGATAGCGGTACGAGCGAAGCCACCACGGACGTCATCATGGACGATGCAAACCTGACGTTGACGCGGTGGTTGATTCACTGCTCAGCCACACGGTCGAAGGTCACGCCCACACAGATTGCAAGCGTCACGACAACCGCACGACTCACGAACGCCACCACGATCCTCTATGTTGCCCGCTCCGGGTTCCGCGAGGACGCAACGCAGATGGCCGCCCGGATCATGCAAAACGAGCCCTACACGATATTGACGCTCAGCGAACAGCCAGATCCGGTATACGATGAGAACCCAGCAGCGCTTAGCGAGGCGTTGGAAAGCCAACTTCATTCAATTCGCCGAACGAAAGAGATCCCCGACGACGGACCGTTCCGTGGTCGTTCGTTCGGAATCGGGGAGGACAGTGAAGGATCTCAAGCCATGATTCAAGGGTTTGAGGATGACTTCGAACGGTTTCAGGAATCAGAATCCGAAGAGCGGGATTTGACCGATTTTACCGGATAACAAACTACGGTAGTGGACAGAAACAGTTCGCTCACAAACAAGAAATGCCGAGAGTCGCTCCACTTACTACAGTCGAGAGAAACTCCTCAATATGACATCGTCGTCGCCGATAACGGATCTCCTCTCCCACTCCGCGGCATATTCGACGGACAACGGAGCGGCATATCTCGGGGACAGCCGCGACTTTCTCGATGATTTGCCGTCAAACTCGATTGACCTTGTCGTTACGTCCCCGCCTTTCGAGCTCGCACACCAGAAAGAGTACGGCGACGATTGGGACGATGAGGACAAGGAATACCAAGCGTGGTTCCTCGAATTTGCCGAGGAAGTCAAGCGCGTCCTTTGCGAGCACGGGAGTTTCGTCATCGAAATCGGCGGCGCCTTCAACTCGGGGGAGCCATCGCGGTCGACTTACCAATTCGAGCTCCTCACCAAACTCACGAGCGACGACGTCGGCTTCAAACTCGCACAGGATTTCTACTGGCACAACCCGGCAAAACTCCCCTCCCCCGCAGAATGGGTCAATCGACGGCGAATCCGGGTGAGTGATGCGGTGACGCACATCTGGTGGCTCGCTCCGAACATCGCCGCCGATAGTGCGACGGAGCCGGACGAGCAACCGGTCCCAGAAGCGGACAATCGCCGGGTACTAACGGAATACAGTCAAAGCCAGCAGGACCTCATGGAGAAGGGAGAGTACAATGCTGGAGAGCGTCCGTCCGGCCACAACATTAGCGAAGAGGGCTTCTTTACCGATTCGGGGGGCGCGATCCCTGATAACCTTATTTCCGCGACGAACACGGGTAGCCAGACCCACTACGACAAGATGTGCAGTAGAGCAGGGCTCGATAAGCATCCAGCACGCTTCCCTGATGAGATTCCGGAGTTCTTCGTGAAGTTCCTCACGCCGAACCCACCCTACGATGACTGGAACCGTGGATATCTCGACCGACCAGTGGTATTGGATATCTTCGGCGGCTCGAACATCACGGGCAAGATTGCCGAAGAGCTGGGTCGGTATTGGATGGCATTCGAGAAAGACGAGGAGTATCTCGAGGCCTCCGAGGTACGATTCCTCTCACCGATGCAAGTCGAGCGGAAATTCAACAACACTCAGCACGGGCTGGATGATTTCACCGAAAGCGGGGAATCCGAACCTGAGCCGTAGCCTTCCCTAATCGTCCCCAACTTCAGCGAACTCGCCAAAGTCACTCGTTTCGTCGTTCAACGAGTCTCGAATCTCGTCCTCGTCCATAAACCTGAACTGCGAGGTCTGCACGTACTGTTCCTCTTGCTCAAAGCCGAGCCAATAGCGCCCCTTCGATTGTGCGACCCTCCCCGTCAAGTTACTCCCGGCGAAGATGTCCAGGACGACCGGCCGGTCCAACGCACCGCGGTCCCAATCGTCATACGGCGGATCGGGTGTGAGGAAGCTGATGAAGAATTCAGGGATATCACGAGGAAACCGAGCTGGATGATGGTCAAAGCCGAACTCACGACACATCCGAAGGTAATGTGTGTTGCTCGCAGTGTTTGAGGCCTCCACCAAATTATCGGGTTCTTGACCACCCATCCCCAAAGTCCGAAGCAGGTCCCCTGCCGACAGATCTTCTGGGTCTTCATCCGAGATCAGCTCGATGAATTCAAGGGCGGAGATCTCGTCCCAGCGCTCAAGAACGCCCCGGGCTGAATGCCCCTCGATCAAGTTGTCAGGAATCGAGCCTTCATTCTTGTTGGCAAAGGATTCCGGGTCGATATCCCATCCCGAGCCTCGCTTGCCGTCATTGTACTCCCCAGTCTCTAACAGGTTCTTGTGGCTTTCACTGTACTCCTGTAACACCCGCTGGTTGCTCGCCTCCGGCTGAGGGTGTTCACCATCCTTGACCGCCGAGTCCTTGTTGACGTCCTTCGAGAGCCACCAAATGTGGGTAACAGCGTCGGTGACGCGAATCTTTCGAACATTCACCCACTCAATCGGGTTGGGAAGTTTAGCAGGGTTGTACCAGTAGAAATCCTGTGCAAGGTCGAAGTCCCCCTCCTCAACGAGACGGGTGAGGAGTTGGAACTGATAGATCGAGCGCTTGGGCCAACCCTTTTCGAACGCACCGCCGATCTCGATGACGAAGCTGCCATGGGGAGTAAGAACGCGATGCACCTCCTCAGCAAACTCCATGAACCAGTCGTTGTACCCTTCCTGATCCTCGTTTCCATACTCCTTCTTGTGCTGGAGGGCAAAGGGAGGCGAAGTAACGACCAGGTCGATACAGCCATCGGGGAGCTGTTTCAGGGACTCTCGACTATCACCCTGAAACAGCCCACCGGACTCGAAGGAATAAGCTGGTTCTGAGTCCATCAAGTCAAGAACCGCCGGGTCATCCGTCATTGCTTATCCAGAAGTCAACGAAAGAACTTGAATGTACAATACTTGGCCCTGGGCTAGGACCCTCGCTGAAATGTAGCAATACTACTGGCCCTGTTGAATCCTTATTGTATTGATACCTTCTCGCTGGAATAGTCGCCAGGTAAGTGAGCAAGTGAAACGCTTGCTCAACAAACCGGATAACCGTGACTTTGGGAGCGCTTGCATCTGGTCAAACTATCGGGCGTATCTGAAGCTCTATGAGGATTTCAACAGAGCCGGATGTCAATAGTGGTTCAATGTGGCCTGCTAGTGCTGGTACACATAAATCCCCTAATCACCTGTTGCGCCCCCGAACATTAATATTCCAATCAGGCAACAACGGAGTATGTCTCGTCGTCTACTACTTACCGGCCCTGAGTTTTCCCAATTGGAATCTCACGCGTTCAATATTCTCGAGGAACAAGTAGGAACCCAGCCGGAGAGCATTCTCTAT from Halobacterium jilantaiense encodes the following:
- a CDS encoding DNA-methyltransferase — translated: MTDDPAVLDLMDSEPAYSFESGGLFQGDSRESLKQLPDGCIDLVVTSPPFALQHKKEYGNEDQEGYNDWFMEFAEEVHRVLTPHGSFVIEIGGAFEKGWPKRSIYQFQLLTRLVEEGDFDLAQDFYWYNPAKLPNPIEWVNVRKIRVTDAVTHIWWLSKDVNKDSAVKDGEHPQPEASNQRVLQEYSESHKNLLETGEYNDGKRGSGWDIDPESFANKNEGSIPDNLIEGHSARGVLERWDEISALEFIELISDEDPEDLSAGDLLRTLGMGGQEPDNLVEASNTASNTHYLRMCREFGFDHHPARFPRDIPEFFISFLTPDPPYDDWDRGALDRPVVLDIFAGSNLTGRVAQSKGRYWLGFEQEEQYVQTSQFRFMDEDEIRDSLNDETSDFGEFAEVGDD